The genome window TAGATTCCTTGAGTGTCGATTTAAAGTGCGGCAATTCGGTTTTTTCTTTAGTGATCGTCACGTTTAACTCTTCTGCCAAACTATTTGCATTAGCTATTGCCTCAAATAAATCCCCCTGCTTAGAATTTGTAATCTCTTTGACCGATTTTAATTCCTGAATACCTGGCGCGCTAAGTAAAGGATCAGCTGGATTAAGAATTGCTTGCTCATCAATTGCACGCAAGACCTTTAAAGCAACAGCATCTTCAGCGTTTAAATAACGCACATCAGCTAAATAAACTATTTTTATTTTTTGTTCTTGATAAATCTTCTCATAAATTTCGAGAGTTGAAAGAGTGGTCACTGCTGGACAATAACCTAAATACAGGGTTGAAAAAATTTCTTGGTATTTAGTTAGTAATGCCTCAGTCTCCTCGATGTTATTTTGAAATATTTCATTTTCGAGGGGATGAATAATTGCTGTAATCCCGGCAATAAAATCTTTAAATTTGGTTAGATCGAACCCAATTTGTTCACTGTTAATTAATGTCGAAATTTTCAGCAAATTATGATAACCAATTTGATTTTGAGCAAGCAAAACAACACTCACATCAGACCCTTTAAAACCCTTAGTTTGTAGAGTCATCCCAATAATTGGTTTGAGATCATTGGCCAAACATTGATCGTAAAATTGAATGGCTCCGTGTAAGACATTGTAATCGGTGATTGCTAAAGAACTATATCCCCGATTTTTAGCAGTTTGCACTAAATCTGGAATTTTAATAGTCGAATTAAGCATCGAATAACACGTGATTGTATTTAAATTAGCAAATTTCATTATCTTTTTTATTTCCAAAAATGTGTTACAATTTCCACCTGAGAGGTGAAATCAATGAAACATTTAACATCAATGGTGTGGATTGTTGCTTTTTTTCAAATCTTAGGCTTCATTGGTTCTAGTTTAACCAAATCGGTCTATAATCCGCTCCAAGTTTTAGTAATTTCACTTATTTTCGGGGTTATCTTTACGATAGTTCCGACAGAATTAGAGAAATTGACTAAGAAAAATTAATCTTCTTTAAGGTTCTGAAATAGGATCTTGTAGAAGATTTTTTATTTGCCTTTTTGCAATTAAAATTCCTGATAACTGATCAAGAACTTGAGGCAAATCAGACCCGATTGAAGTTGTTTGGCTTAAACGCTCATTAAACAGCTCAATGAACTCATTGTAGTGATCTTCAATTTGACTTTCAAGAAAAAGATGCTGCTTAAGAGTAATGATTTCTTCAAGCGTGAAAATTCCCTTCATCAAATTTATAAAAATTAGCTGAGCGACATGAGTCCGGTTATATTTCTTTTTAATTGGTGGATCAATTAACTTTTGTTTAACGTAATTGTTGATCATTGAAGCACTTATAATTCCGCCATAATCTGCACTAGCTTCGTTTACTACATTTACAGTTTGATCTTTATACAAGTCGAAATTTGGTAATTGATCCCATGTTGGTATTGACATTTTCCCTCGCTTAAAGTTTTCAAAAAAAAGATCAAGGTCACCCCTTGATCTTTAATTACTTAATTATGAAGGATTTTGGGTTTTACTTTGTAAAACTGGCTTTTCCTTATAAATTCCGCTTGGAGATACGTGGTGACTTAAACTATATTCACCATTGATTTCATCAAAATGAATAGCTGGTGCTGTTAGTTTCTTATTGCCACGACGAATCCGTTTCTTCGTTTTCGAAGTTCTTCTTGCCGGTGTTGCCATTATTTGAACTCCTATCTCTAAATTATTACAACATTCCAATTATAGCCAATTTGACCAATAATACAAGTCCTTTCCTCACCAAACTCTCAAAAACATTGACACGATTGGATTTTAACCCTAAAATACGTACTTAAATAAACAAAAGGGATCAAGGAAATGAGCTTAAAAAATAAAAAGTGTTTTTGGGGTTTGATTTTTTTTTCGTTTTTATTTTCTTTTCTAATCGTTAGCAGCCAACCTGTTGCTGCAGCCAAGAAAGAATTTAAAGTCGGAATGGAAGCAGGATACCCTCCTTTCAATTGGACACAAGTTGACGATAGCGGCGGTGCCGTAAAGATTGAAGGTTCAAAGCAATATGCCAACGGATATGATGTCCAGGTTGCAAAAATTATTGCTCAAAAGTTAGATCGAAAATTAGTAATTGTTAAAACGGTCTGGGACGGGTTAGCACCTGCACTTACATCGGGTAAAATCGATGCAATCATTGCTGGGATGTCTCCAACTGCTGAACGAAGAAAAACCGTCGATTTTTCTGAACCTTACTTGGTTTCAAAACCAATTATGATCGTTCGTAAAAATTCTCCTTACGCAAGTGCGACTTCGATTCAGGATTTTAAAGGTGCGAAGATTACATCTCAGTTAAGCACATTTCTATATGATTTAATTCCTCAAATCAATGGTGTTAAGCAAGAAACTGCGATGAATGACTTTTCGGCCATGAGAACAGCTTTACAAAGCGGTGTTATTGATGGATATGTTGCACAAGAACCTGAGGGAATTAGTGTTGAAAATGCCATTCCATCTTTAAAAATGATAAAGTTTGCTGACGGCAAAGGGTTTAAAAGTGAGAGCGCTGATGATGCTTCTGCTGTTGGACTTAGAAAAAATAGTCCTGACCTTCAAACGATTAATCAAATCTTAGCAGGTATCAGCCACTCTAAAAGAGAAGAAATGATGACATGGGCTGTTAAAAATCAACCGCAAACAAGTGAAAAAAAAGTTAATTGGTTTTTAAACATCTTTGAAAAATACGGAACTTTGCTTTGGAATGGAACTTTAACCACCCTTTGGATTTCCTTACTTGGTACAATTATTGGATTTTTAATTGGTCTTTTAGTAGGAATTGTCCGAACGGTCCCTCTCGCCAAATCCAAAGGCAAACGCATAGGACAAAAAATAATTAATTTTTTATTTCGAGTTTACATCGAAGTTTTCCGTGGGACTCCAATGATGGTACAAGCCGCAATTTTTTATTACGGCTTGGCGCAGGCTTTTCAAATTGATGTCAATAAATTAGCGGCTGCGCTGTTAATTGTTTCGATTAATACTGGGGCATATATGTCTGAGATTATGCGAGGTGGAATTGAATCTGTTGATCCAGGACAAAGAGAAGGTGCGCTAGCGCTTGGCATGTCTCATTTTCAGATGATGAAAAAAGTTATTTTGCCTCAAGCAATCAGAAATTCATTGCCAGCCGTTGGGAATGAATTTGTCATCAACATTAAAGATACTTCCGTGCTTTCGATTATTTCGGTTACTGAGCTCTTTTTCAACGGTCAAACCATTGCAGGTCAGACTTATCAATTCTTCCAGAGCTTTTTTGTAATCTGTTTGATCTACTTGTTCTTAACTTTCACGGTTACTCAGATCTTAAAATTCTTTGAAAGAAAAATGGCTGGCCCTAATACGTATAACTTAATGGCTAATCAAATTCAGGTGTAAAAAATGACCGAACAATTATTCGAAATAAAAAATTTAAAGAAAAGTTTTGGCAATCATTTAGTTTTAAAAGATATTTCTTTTAACGTTGAGAAAGAAGAAATTATTTCTATTATCGGGTCTTCAGGCTCAGGAAAATCAACTTTGCTTCGTTGCCTTAACCTATTAGAAGATCCAACTGATGGTGAAATAATCTATCAAGGGAATAATATTTTAGATCCCAATTTTGATTTGAATCACTATCGTGCCAAAGTAGGAATGGTCTTTCAATCTTTTAACCTGTTTAATAATTTGACAGTGTTAAATAATTGCATTGTGCCACAAGAAACAGTTTTAAAAAGAGATCATGAATTAGCTAAAACTACAGCTATTCAAAATCTCGAAAGTGTTGGGATGGAACAATTTTTGGAGGCTAAACCCAGTCAGCTTTCTGGTGGACAGAAACAACGAGTAGCAATTGCTAGAGCAGTTTCAATGGATCCTGATGTATTGTTGTTTGATGAACCGACTTCTGCTCTTGATCCTGAAATGGTTGATGATGTACTTAATGCGATGAAAAAATTAACCGAGATTGGTTTGACGATGATTATTGTGAGCCATGAAATGCAATTTGTGCGAGATATCTCAAATGAAATTCTATTTATGGATGAGGGAGTGATCTTGGAACATGGTAACCCGCATGAAATCTTTGAAAATCCTAAGGAAGCACGAACTCAAGATTTTCTAAAACGTTATTTGAATCGTTAGAAAAGTTTCCAGAAGACAAACAGAAGTTTTTCTACGATTAGTCAAGCGATTTTGAAATATTCTTTTATAAATAGCAATTTATTTATCCCCAACCTCTATTACTGGTCTAGTTGGGGATTTTATATGTCTTAAATATCCGAAATGTGATAGTTATTACGGTTACTGCCGCCTTTTTTTAATCAGTGAGCCCCAATTGGTCTAGTTAAAATACCGAATAAATATTGTTTGGTAATCAGATTATCAAAGTTGAAACAATATTTCATAAACTAACTCATTTACGTTTTTGGATTATAGAAAAGCTGATTTGTTTGTTTTTTTAGGTTCACTAAATAACCACTATTAATATTTTTTTGAAATAGTGCTATATTATTCTTGTAATCAAAAATAACCTATTGGCGCTTTGACGTCGGATTATAAGAATATTTCTGATTTTTGGTAATCAAGATGTACGTCGTTCTGAGAAGGCGGTGCATCGAAGCAATGGCAATCTTCTTAGTCGAATGAGACGAAGCAGATTGCTTTTTGTTTCGGTAATAATCTGCAACATGCATCTGTTTAGTGCTTTTTGTGCTTGTTGCTGCCACAATATTCATAACCATCTGGTAAAGAATCTTGCGGGCATACGGATTACCTCGTTTACTGATATGATCAGCTGCTTCGTAATTTCCCGACTCGTAGTGTCTTAGGTCAATTCCCACAAAAGCATTTACTTTATTAGCTGACGTAAATCGTCTAATGTCTCCAATTTCAGCAATAAATAGGACTGCCGTAACCTCTCCAACCCCTGGAATACTAAGTAAGATTTCGTATTCTGGTTGATCTTGTGCTAATTTGGTCATTTCCTGGATTAATTCATGCTTTAAATCTTGGATTCTAAGTGCTTCACCCGCCCAATAGTGAACCTGTTTAACTATACTTGAACTATTGTTGACAGCAGGATGACAGGTTTGTGCTAAATCTTGCAATTTAACAGCAATTTTTAGTGCCCTGGCTTGTGACATTCTTTTGTCGGTAGAACTAAGAACAATTTCTGCAAGTTCCTTAGTTGTGTCCACTGGTACCATCGTACTTAGAGGATACTTCTTAACCAAGTTCCAATAGAGCGTGCCATTAGGAGCGCTCAGAATTCTCTCGATACTTGGAAAAGTCAGCTGGAGTACTCGATGAAGCCTGGTCTTAGCTCTAACTAGATCAGTATTGATTTCCTGGTAAAAACGGCTTAAATCTTTTAGCTGTTCATAAACGGGGTCCTGCTGATAACTGGGTTTACGGTTAAATTGAAACTGAGTTTGAGCCAGATTGAAAGCATCAGTTGCGTCAGTTTTACGAGGACGTAAACTATCCAACTGTTTCTTGGCAACCAAGGGATTAAGGCAAGTATATTGATACCCATGATCTTGTAGCATTCTTTGTAAACTGCGAGAATAGACCCCTGTTGCTTCAAAGACAATCTCCGGTTCTTTAACCGAGTTAAGATCATTTAAAAGGCGATCAAAACCGATTTGATCATTGTCAAATTTATATTGGTTCACGACATTTTGATTAACCGAGATGGCCACATTTAAAGTTTTGCTGCTAATATCAATTCCGAAAACAGTTCTCATTATTTAGTACATCCTTCCTTGAAGTTCAGTTCATTAAATCTTTACTTATCTAATTTTCTATACTCGACGACTTGCGTCCAACATTCTAAGAACAGACCTTAATAAAGATCATGAAGTTGCCAGTTTTTTATGCGACGACTGAGCGCCAAAACCTCCTGCGACTTTTGCCAACTTCACGCCTACTTTATCATTAAAAAAAGTAGTGAATAGTTGATTCCGTCGAATCCATCTATCCACTACTAATCTTAGAATGTTTATTATAAGAATTACGTTTAATTTTTTTAAAACCCTTAATCGAGAAATTTTATCGCTATATTCTGGTTATTAATTGTGCAATAGTAAGAAAGCCTGGCATCAAATTTTTCGTCGTTTTTCCCTTGAATTATTGACAATTAAGTTTGATAAAAATCTATATATGTAGGACTATCGCAAAAATATAGTCGGGAAATTCAATATTTAGGGATGGTAATGATAACTCCAGTAAAAAAATTAAGGCTTGTCCTATGTTAATTTAATCATTGCTTCAGTTTTAAAAGCCATATGCCCAAGGGTTGGATCGTTTTTTATCTTTTCAGGTCGATGCAAATTGCAGAAATAATTCGAAGATAAATATATTGTATCAATAATTGTAATCTCAATATTCATTAACAAAAATTAGCTGTGATAGAATACTATCAAACAAGTGGTCAAGGTCTCAGCTTTATTGCCGCTCATTTTGGGATTCATCCATCGCAAGTTCAAAGGTGGAATTGTCTCTTTGAAGAACAATCCGCAGGAACCAAAGCACAAGTAGTAAATTCTTTACGGCACTGCTTAAATTAGTAAAATTACCAAGAGCGACATTTTATGACCGCCTAAAACGCAACAATAAGTC of Xylocopilactobacillus apicola contains these proteins:
- a CDS encoding DUF2929 family protein, whose protein sequence is MKHLTSMVWIVAFFQILGFIGSSLTKSVYNPLQVLVISLIFGVIFTIVPTELEKLTKKN
- a CDS encoding DUF1836 domain-containing protein, with product MSIPTWDQLPNFDLYKDQTVNVVNEASADYGGIISASMINNYVKQKLIDPPIKKKYNRTHVAQLIFINLMKGIFTLEEIITLKQHLFLESQIEDHYNEFIELFNERLSQTTSIGSDLPQVLDQLSGILIAKRQIKNLLQDPISEP
- the rpmF gene encoding 50S ribosomal protein L32 encodes the protein MATPARRTSKTKKRIRRGNKKLTAPAIHFDEINGEYSLSHHVSPSGIYKEKPVLQSKTQNPS
- a CDS encoding ABC transporter permease subunit (The N-terminal region of this protein, as described by TIGR01726, is a three transmembrane segment that identifies a subfamily of ABC transporter permease subunits, which specificities that include histidine, arginine, glutamine, glutamate, L-cystine (sic), the opines (in Agrobacterium) octopine and nopaline, etc.) yields the protein MSLKNKKCFWGLIFFSFLFSFLIVSSQPVAAAKKEFKVGMEAGYPPFNWTQVDDSGGAVKIEGSKQYANGYDVQVAKIIAQKLDRKLVIVKTVWDGLAPALTSGKIDAIIAGMSPTAERRKTVDFSEPYLVSKPIMIVRKNSPYASATSIQDFKGAKITSQLSTFLYDLIPQINGVKQETAMNDFSAMRTALQSGVIDGYVAQEPEGISVENAIPSLKMIKFADGKGFKSESADDASAVGLRKNSPDLQTINQILAGISHSKREEMMTWAVKNQPQTSEKKVNWFLNIFEKYGTLLWNGTLTTLWISLLGTIIGFLIGLLVGIVRTVPLAKSKGKRIGQKIINFLFRVYIEVFRGTPMMVQAAIFYYGLAQAFQIDVNKLAAALLIVSINTGAYMSEIMRGGIESVDPGQREGALALGMSHFQMMKKVILPQAIRNSLPAVGNEFVINIKDTSVLSIISVTELFFNGQTIAGQTYQFFQSFFVICLIYLFLTFTVTQILKFFERKMAGPNTYNLMANQIQV
- a CDS encoding amino acid ABC transporter ATP-binding protein, with protein sequence MTEQLFEIKNLKKSFGNHLVLKDISFNVEKEEIISIIGSSGSGKSTLLRCLNLLEDPTDGEIIYQGNNILDPNFDLNHYRAKVGMVFQSFNLFNNLTVLNNCIVPQETVLKRDHELAKTTAIQNLESVGMEQFLEAKPSQLSGGQKQRVAIARAVSMDPDVLLFDEPTSALDPEMVDDVLNAMKKLTEIGLTMIIVSHEMQFVRDISNEILFMDEGVILEHGNPHEIFENPKEARTQDFLKRYLNR
- a CDS encoding IS110 family transposase translates to MRTVFGIDISSKTLNVAISVNQNVVNQYKFDNDQIGFDRLLNDLNSVKEPEIVFEATGVYSRSLQRMLQDHGYQYTCLNPLVAKKQLDSLRPRKTDATDAFNLAQTQFQFNRKPSYQQDPVYEQLKDLSRFYQEINTDLVRAKTRLHRVLQLTFPSIERILSAPNGTLYWNLVKKYPLSTMVPVDTTKELAEIVLSSTDKRMSQARALKIAVKLQDLAQTCHPAVNNSSSIVKQVHYWAGEALRIQDLKHELIQEMTKLAQDQPEYEILLSIPGVGEVTAVLFIAEIGDIRRFTSANKVNAFVGIDLRHYESGNYEAADHISKRGNPYARKILYQMVMNIVAATSTKSTKQMHVADYYRNKKQSASSHSTKKIAIASMHRLLRTTYILITKNQKYSYNPTSKRQ
- a CDS encoding helix-turn-helix domain-containing protein, whose amino-acid sequence is MIEYYQTSGQGLSFIAAHFGIHPSQVQRWNCLFEEQSAGTKAQVVNSLRHCLN